The Niabella beijingensis genomic interval CCTCCGCATTATTAAGTAGTGCTGCAAATTACTATTATGTTTCGGCCGATGCCGCTACGGCATTAAAAGCCCGGGTGTTGTTAAGCCAGGGAAAAAAGACCGAAGCTGCTACCCTGGCGGAGGGGCTGATCACTTCGGGTAAATACCAGCTGGATGCATTTGAAAAGATCTTCAGAAAACAGACCAACACCGAGATCATCTTTGCGTTTGAAAACCTGTCGGAAGAATCCAGTAATAATATCTCTGACCTGTTTTATACCTACGCCCATCCCAATAAAGGGCAGGGAAGCTACCGCGTTTCCCAGCAACTGGTGAATGCCTATTCCGGTACGGATAAACGGAAAGAGATCTCCATTATCAATATCGCCGGTACCGATTGTGTCAATAAATATCCCAGCGGCCAGACCGGCAAAGATCCGGTGATCATTTCACGGATCGCAGAAATGTACCTGATCAGTGCCGAGGCACAGGGCAGGGTGGATGGCCTGGCCCGGCTGAACCAGCTGCGGAGCTACCGGGGATTACAGCCGGTAAGCGCAGCATCGGATGATCAGTATACCTCACTCATCCTGGAAGAACGGCGCCTTGAGCTGATGGGAGAGAACTTCCGGTTCTATGACCTTGTACGGACGGGAAGGGCCGTGCCGCAATTAGGGATCAAACCACATCAGGCGTTGTTGCCGATCCCCGGCCGCGAATTGCAATACAATACAAACCTGCAACCCAACCCCGGCTATTGATCAAATAGAGAGGAAAAGTTCAGTTAAAAAAATCATGGCTGTCGTCAATACGGTCATCCCGGTAGAACACAGAAGAACGCGGTTTTC includes:
- a CDS encoding RagB/SusD family nutrient uptake outer membrane protein, whose translation is MKLRHILAVSGILLMATSCGKKLDLYPSSAMAPQAVTSKDLPALRVGMYNDVQNDPGVYSFILFDLLGGDIHTASNAPIDLINNILSPLNSMIAGGWNGYYSALFQVNNVIGICESMEASENRNRTLGEAHYFRALIYYNLLTRWGAVPVLKKNTLEKPFRDPVPEVWKFIEEELNAASALLSSAANYYYVSADAATALKARVLLSQGKKTEAATLAEGLITSGKYQLDAFEKIFRKQTNTEIIFAFENLSEESSNNISDLFYTYAHPNKGQGSYRVSQQLVNAYSGTDKRKEISIINIAGTDCVNKYPSGQTGKDPVIISRIAEMYLISAEAQGRVDGLARLNQLRSYRGLQPVSAASDDQYTSLILEERRLELMGENFRFYDLVRTGRAVPQLGIKPHQALLPIPGRELQYNTNLQPNPGY